The nucleotide window GGGCCTACGTGGCCGTCGCGCTGGGGCTTCGCAAGCGGTTCGGCGTCGAGAAGGCGTCCGAGATCCTCAAGGATTCGGTGGCCGCCGTCAGCGTCGGGATCGTCGACGGCCGTCCCCTGCTCGACCTGGACTACTCCGAAGACTCGAAGGCCGAGGTCGACTCGAACGTCGTCCGGCTCGGCTCCGGCGGGTTGGTCGAAGTCCAGGGGACCGGCGAGGGGGGCGTCTTCTCGCGTTCCCAGCTCGATCAACTCCTCGATCTGGCCGAGGCCGGCATCGACCGCCTTGGCGCGATCCAGCGGGAAGTCCTCGAACGGGCCTGAACGCAGATCGAATTCGCCCGCTGATCGCTCTGGGCGTTGCTCGGTCTTTCTGCTAAAGTCCCGCGCGTGTCACGCCGGGGCCGTCATGAGGACGCGCCCTCGCGCGGGGACCTGTTCGAAACAAAAACCGTGTGAAGACGTAGCGACGGGCGAGCCGCAAGGCCGACGCTCGTCGAGTCCGCCGATGATCCGACAAGGAAGGGGATCGTCCATGAAGAAGCCTCTCGCCGCGATGGCACTCCTGGGAGCCCTGGCGGGCGGGCCCGCCTGGGGACAGTACATCCCTGACAAGCCGGTCGAACAGATTCCGGACCTGACGCCGGCCGACCAGCTCAAAAATCCGACCATGGCCCTGCCCGACGACCCGATCGAGCCCTACCTTCTCACGAAGGACAACGGCCCGTTCATGGTCATGGCCAAGACCTTCCGTGGGCCCGAATCCGATCGGTTGGCCCTGGCGCTGGCGAAGGAACTGCGGTCGGAGTACAACCTCCCGGCCTACGTCCTCCGCAAGAAGGACTGGCCCGGCGGCAGCAACATCCGAGGGATCCCGCCGCAGGCCGACCCCCAGGTCGCCCAGGCGAGGATCGCCGATCCCGAGAAGATCCGAACCTATGACGAGGCGACCGTCCTCGTCGGCGACGAGAAGACCCAGAAAGGGGCCGATGCCCTTCTTCACCAGGTGAAGAAGCTCAGCCCTAAATGCCTGGAGCACGTCTCCAGCATGATCCCCTGGCGCAAGGGTCTCAGCAACGCGATCCGAACGACCAACCCTTACGCCGCCGCTCAGAACCTCTATCCCTCCAAGACGGACCGCCTCGTCGTGGAGATGAATTCGGGCCAGGGAAGCATCGCCGAGTGCCCGGGTCGATTCACGATCCAGGTCGCCGAGTTCAGCGGTCGATCGACCTTCAACGAGAAGGATCCGGCCTTCCAGGGGATCTTGAACCTCCGGAAGAGCCCGCTGATCACCGCCGCCAGCGACGCTGAGAAGATGGCCAACGTCCTCCGCAACGACAAGGACGTGGCCAAGCTCGGACAGCCGATCTACGTCTATCACGATCGGACCTCCAGCCGCGTCTACGTCGGCGCCTTCCAGGACACGAACGATCCGCGGATCGTCGCCACTCGCGAAGGGCTCCTGAAGCTGGCGATGCCGTTGATGGACGGCAAGTCGCGATCGAAGACCCTCGACACGATGATCGCCCCGGCCGCGATGCTGACCGACATCACGGGGATCAAGAAGACTCTCCAGAAGTGATTTGAGCGGGAGAGGTCCTGCCGGCCTCTTCCCGCGCCGCCCAGCCGTGGCGACAATGAATCGCCGCCCCTCCTCGCGACGGGCGGCGATTTCGTTTTCAGACGACTGCAGGGATCAAGGCCCACCATGAGCAGCCCCATCCGCCTCGTCCTCGGCTCGCGGAACCGCAAGAAGTGCCAGGAGATGGCCGAACTCATCGCCCCTCCCTGGGAACGTCGGCCGTGGATGGACCTCATCGCCGTGGAGTCGATCGCCGCCTATCCCGACGTTCCGGACGTCGTCGAGGACGCCGACACCTTCGCCGGCAACGCCCGCAAGAAGGCGTCGGAGACGGCCAGGGCGCTGGGCGTCTGGGCGCTGGCCGACGACTCCGGGCTGGCCGTCGACGCGCTGGGAGGAGCGCCCGGAGTCTACTCGGCTCGGTACGCGGGTGAGCCCTGCGACGACGCCGCGAACTGCAGCAAGCTGTTTGAAGCCCTGAGCCATGTCCCCGACGACCGCCGGGGCGCGGCCTTCCGTTGCGTCCTGGCGCTGGCCGACCCCGAGGGGAACATCCGGCTTGAGGCTGAGGGGAGCGTTCGCGGCCGGATCATCCGCGAGATCCGCGGCGTGGGCGGATTCGGGTACGACCCGATGTTCCTGATCCCCGAATACCACAAGACGTTCGGCGAGCTTTCGGCTCTCGTGAAACACCAGTTGAGCCATCGGGCGCGGGCGTTCTCCCATCTCAGGCCAGGCCTGGAGAAGCTCGTCAGCGAGGCGGCTCGCTGACGCCGACCCATTCGAACGACCCAACAATGAGCACGCAAATCGATTCGCTCCGTACTGAGCGGCTGATCCTGCGCACCTGGCGAGACGCCGACCTGGAGCCGTTCTCCAGCCTGAACGCCGACCCGGCGGTGATGGAGTTCATGCCGCACCCGCTGGCTCGGCGTGAGAGCGACGATTTCGCGGCCCGCTGCCGCGCGCACTTCGCCGAGCACGGCTTTGGCCGATGGGCCGTCGAGATCCCCGGAGTCGCCCCGTTCATCGGCTTCGTGGGGCTCTCGAAAGTGTTCTTCGACGCCCCGTTCACCCCCTGCATCGAGGTCGCCTGGCGACTGGGTCGGGACTACTGGGGAAAGGGCTACGCCACTGAAGCCGCAAGAGCCTCGCTTCAGGACGGTTTTGGGCGGCTGGGCTTGGAGGAGGTGTGCTCCTTCACGGTTCCTGCGAACTCTCGGTCGAGAGCCGTGATGGAACGCCTTGGCATGACGAGAAACCCCGACGAGGACTTCGATCATCCGCTCCTCGCGCCGGGGCATCCGCTGCGTCGACATGTGCTCTATCGAATCCGCAGTTCGGCCTGAGCAGCCAACCAATGCGAAAACGCCCCCCGATGGTTTCCCACCGGGGGGCGTTCGCCGATCAGGGAGCGCCGAAAGGTCGACCTGAATCGGAGGGCTGGTTTGTTGCCGGAGGTCCGACCGCCGGGCTCAATGGAAGAGGCCGAAGCCCTTCTTGGCGAAGAACGGGTGCTTGGCGTCGCAGGCGTCGCAGGCCGGCAGGGTCGTGGTCGGCAGGTAGGTCGCCTGGGGCGAAGCCACCACGCTCTGCGAGGAGGGGAGAACCGCCGGCTCGCAGTACGAGACGACGGGGACCTTCACGCAGACCTCGACGGGAACCTGCTTGCAGACGGTCTTCGGCACGCAGACGTTCTTGACTTCGGTCACCTGCTTGCAGACGGTCACCGGGCAGTGGACGACCTTGGTGTCGACGACCTGACGGCAGGTCGTGTACGGCACCTGGCGAGTGCAGACCACCTGCTGCGTTTCGCAGACGGTGACCGGCACGCACTTCGTCCGCTGTTCGGTCACGGTCTCGCAGATGGTCTGGGGAACCTGCTTGACGCACTGTTCCTGAACCATCCGGCAGGTGGTCACCGGAACCTGGCAGCTGCGGGTCTCAGCGACCATCCGGCAGGTGGTCACCGGAACCTGACGGGAGCAGGTTTCCGTGACGACGCGGCAGGTGGTGTAGGGGACGCGCTTCACGCAGGTCTGGGGGACCATCTTGGTGATCGTGCACGGAACCTGCTTGGACCGGGTTTCGCGGACCATGCGGGTGTAGGTGTACGGCACCTGCTTGGTGAGCCGTTCGGGGACGTACGTCGTGACCTGGTAGGGGTCCTGACGATACTCGGTCTTCGCGCACATCTTGGTCACGCTGACCGGGACGCAGCGGGTCCGGGTCTGGGGGACCATCGAGCAGACCGTGTAGGGGACGGTCTTCGTGCAGGTTTCCTGGACGGTCTTGCAAACCGTGACGGGGACCTGCTTGACGACCTCCTGCGGGACGTACTCGCAGACGGTGTACGGGACCTGCTTCGTCTGGACTTCCTGGACGGTCTTGCAGACCGTGACGGGGACCTGCTTGACGACCTCTTCAGAGACCATCTGGCAGGTGGTCACGGGAATCTGCTCGGTGACGGTGGTCGGCACCTTCTTGCAGATGGTCACCGGGACCTGCTTGGTCACGGCCTGCGACTCGTACACGGTGCACTCGACGTTCTCGACGACCGTGCGGGGGCAGTAGACCGTCTTCTGGCACCAGGTGCCCGGCGTCTCGACCAGGCAGCCGTTGACGCAGACCTGCTTGCCGGGGACGTAGTACGACTGCACGACCGGTTCGCAGACCGTCTTGCTGACCTGCTTGACGACCGTCCGGGGGACGCAGACCGTCTCGCAGACGTCCTTCATGACGGTCTCGGTGACAGTCTGGCAGACCGTCTTGCAGACCGTCTTCATCGTGGTCGTCTGGACCGGCTTGCAGACGGTGTAGCGGCACTCCTTCATGACCGTCTCGCGGACGGGCTTGCAGACGGTGTAGGAGCAGGTCTTGTATTCCGTCCGCTGGACGGGGACCTGAACCGTGTACCGGCACTCCTTCATCACCGTTTCCTTCACCGGACGGCTGACCGTGTAGGCGACCTGCTTGTAGGCGGTCTGCTTCACGGGGACCATCTCAGTGTAGGGCTGCGACTGCATGACGGTCGTCTGGACCGGCACCTGAACCGTGTACGGCACGGTGCGGTAGCAGGTCTTCTGGACCGGCCTGCTGACGGTGTAGCAGACCGTCTTGTAGGCGGTCTCCTGCACCGGGGTGCAGATGACCTCGGGGACGGTCTTGAAGATCGTCTCCTGGACCGGCCTGCAGACGGTGTAGGTCACGTCCTTGTAGGCCGTCTCACGGATCTGACGATTGACGTTGTAGTACTGGGTCTGGAACGACGTCTCGCGAACGGGACGCTGGACCGTGTAGGTCTTCGTCTCGTAGTGAGTCTCGCGAACCGGTCGGCTGACCGTGTACGCCACGTCTTTCCAAACGGTCCGCGTCACGGGGCGCTGGACGGTGTAGTTCACCGTCTGGTTCACCGTGCGATAGACCGGCTTGTTGACCGTGTAAGACTCTTCGCGGACGTGGTTCTCGACCACGTTGCGGACCGTCTGGATCGTCTTGGGCTGCAAGACGGTCTCACTGACGTTCCGAACGCAGGGGACCTGCTGCGTTTCGTAGACAGTCTCCTGAACGTTCTTCAGGACCGTCTGACGCTGCAGCTGGTACTGGACATGCCCCCCGCAATCCTGAGGGGCCGGACAGCAGCGCGCAGACGCGCCGCCGCCGTAACTGGCCTGGGCCGGGTGCGCGGCAAACCCCAGTCCCAATCCTAGGACCGTCAGGGCGAGCCACGGAAGTTTTCTCGACATCGGACGCTCCACGGTACACTCCCGCCTGACATCGGCGCTCAT belongs to Paludisphaera rhizosphaerae and includes:
- the rdgB gene encoding RdgB/HAM1 family non-canonical purine NTP pyrophosphatase; amino-acid sequence: MSSPIRLVLGSRNRKKCQEMAELIAPPWERRPWMDLIAVESIAAYPDVPDVVEDADTFAGNARKKASETARALGVWALADDSGLAVDALGGAPGVYSARYAGEPCDDAANCSKLFEALSHVPDDRRGAAFRCVLALADPEGNIRLEAEGSVRGRIIREIRGVGGFGYDPMFLIPEYHKTFGELSALVKHQLSHRARAFSHLRPGLEKLVSEAAR
- a CDS encoding GNAT family N-acetyltransferase, with amino-acid sequence MSTQIDSLRTERLILRTWRDADLEPFSSLNADPAVMEFMPHPLARRESDDFAARCRAHFAEHGFGRWAVEIPGVAPFIGFVGLSKVFFDAPFTPCIEVAWRLGRDYWGKGYATEAARASLQDGFGRLGLEEVCSFTVPANSRSRAVMERLGMTRNPDEDFDHPLLAPGHPLRRHVLYRIRSSA